In one Massilia endophytica genomic region, the following are encoded:
- a CDS encoding YbbC/YhhH family protein has product MRNRTFAQRGYAFLACLAVAQFVSAQSMKPSGRETYRPPEGYVPNELVAEQIAYAVLVPVYGKQVIDDQKPFKVTLTRGVWMVEGTFPKNALFGGTFEIEISKRDGRILRMIHYR; this is encoded by the coding sequence ATGAGAAATCGAACGTTCGCACAAAGGGGGTATGCATTTCTGGCTTGCCTCGCAGTCGCCCAGTTTGTAAGCGCTCAGTCGATGAAACCTAGTGGTCGGGAAACCTATCGGCCACCGGAAGGATATGTACCAAATGAATTGGTAGCCGAGCAGATCGCCTATGCGGTTCTCGTACCTGTTTATGGCAAACAGGTGATCGACGACCAGAAACCGTTTAAGGTCACGCTTACACGTGGGGTATGGATGGTAGAGGGCACCTTCCCGAAAAACGCCTTGTTCGGTGGCACGTTTGAGATTGAGATTTCCAAACGCGATGGGCGGATACTGCGAATGATCCATTACCGGTGA
- a CDS encoding PaaI family thioesterase, translating to MDKTKFNLDYFNTFGKGKLPEYLGIRVTGADTGELSAEIEIAPHHLAPNGYLHAGTIVTLADTACGYACFAHLPEGANNFTTVELKSNHLGTAREGVIAVTAKAVHLGRTTQVWDANVINKATGKTLALFRCTQMVLYPKQ from the coding sequence ATGGACAAGACCAAATTCAATCTCGACTACTTCAACACCTTCGGCAAAGGCAAACTGCCCGAATACCTGGGCATCCGCGTCACCGGCGCCGATACAGGCGAACTCAGTGCCGAGATTGAAATCGCTCCCCATCACCTCGCGCCAAACGGCTACCTGCATGCAGGCACCATCGTCACGCTGGCCGACACGGCCTGCGGCTACGCCTGTTTTGCCCATCTGCCGGAAGGCGCGAACAACTTCACCACGGTTGAACTGAAATCGAACCACCTCGGCACGGCGCGCGAAGGCGTGATTGCCGTGACCGCGAAAGCCGTCCACCTTGGCCGCACCACGCAGGTATGGGACGCGAACGTCATTAACAAGGCAACGGGCAAAACGCTCGCCCTCTTCCGCTGCACCCAGATGGTCCTGTACCCAAAACAGTGA
- a CDS encoding phosphoheptose isomerase — translation MTNQRILAHFHESAETKIQSATVLAQPLAQAIELMFSALSNGNKILACGNGGSAADAQHFAAELVGRFERERFPLPALAMTTDSSILTAVANDYSYREIFSKQVQAFGQAGDVLLAISTSGNSANVMAAIEAALEREMRVVALTGKGGGAIGKMLTDADVHICVPADRTARIQEVHLTCIHCICDGIDVALFGGDVNE, via the coding sequence ATGACCAATCAACGCATCCTGGCGCACTTCCACGAAAGTGCCGAAACCAAAATCCAGTCCGCGACCGTGCTTGCCCAACCGCTGGCACAGGCCATCGAACTGATGTTCTCCGCCCTCTCCAACGGCAACAAGATCCTTGCCTGCGGCAACGGCGGTTCCGCGGCCGACGCCCAGCACTTCGCGGCTGAACTGGTAGGCCGCTTCGAGCGCGAACGCTTCCCGCTGCCCGCGCTGGCCATGACCACCGACAGCTCGATCCTGACCGCTGTCGCCAACGACTACAGCTACCGCGAGATCTTCTCCAAGCAGGTGCAGGCCTTCGGCCAGGCGGGCGACGTGCTGCTGGCCATTTCCACCTCCGGCAACTCGGCCAACGTGATGGCGGCCATCGAGGCGGCGCTGGAGCGCGAGATGCGTGTGGTGGCGCTCACCGGCAAGGGCGGCGGCGCCATCGGCAAGATGCTGACCGACGCCGACGTGCATATCTGCGTGCCTGCCGACCGCACGGCGCGCATCCAGGAAGTGCACCTGACCTGTATCCATTGCATTTGCGACGGCATCGACGTCGCGCTGTTCGGAGGAGATGTGAATGAGTAA
- a CDS encoding PEP-CTERM sorting domain-containing protein (PEP-CTERM proteins occur, often in large numbers, in the proteomes of bacteria that also encode an exosortase, a predicted intramembrane cysteine proteinase. The presence of a PEP-CTERM domain at a protein's C-terminus predicts cleavage within the sorting domain, followed by covalent anchoring to some some component of the (usually Gram-negative) cell surface. Many PEP-CTERM proteins exhibit an unusual sequence composition that includes large numbers of potential glycosylation sites. Expression of one such protein has been shown restore the ability of a bacterium to form floc, a type of biofilm.) — MRKFLGAALLCSGVAQASDNIVVNPGFEAPAGWQTSGSGAIVVTTLRGRGADKGVAYTACILGCQNLPGKGSYMGQTLATQAGEFYDFSFWAQSDQPGNWLSAFWDGQLLTPQRRYLDGSDWTQFRFSHLQASSPLTRFEVHSFTGLNTIRLDDFIVVLVPEPARAAMLAAGLGMLALAVRRRRLSRPSSPG, encoded by the coding sequence ATGCGGAAATTTCTGGGGGCCGCCCTGTTGTGTTCAGGCGTGGCCCAGGCTTCGGACAATATCGTCGTCAATCCCGGCTTCGAAGCACCGGCAGGGTGGCAGACCAGCGGTTCAGGTGCAATCGTCGTCACCACCCTGCGGGGACGCGGGGCTGACAAGGGCGTCGCCTACACCGCCTGTATTCTCGGCTGCCAGAATCTGCCTGGCAAGGGGAGCTATATGGGACAGACGCTCGCTACCCAGGCGGGCGAGTTTTACGACTTCAGCTTCTGGGCGCAGAGCGACCAGCCGGGGAACTGGCTGTCCGCTTTCTGGGACGGACAGCTGCTGACGCCGCAGCGCCGCTATCTGGATGGCAGCGACTGGACGCAGTTCCGCTTCTCCCATCTGCAGGCCAGCAGCCCCCTTACCCGCTTCGAGGTGCACAGCTTCACGGGCCTGAACACGATACGCCTTGACGACTTCATCGTCGTCCTGGTGCCCGAGCCTGCGCGCGCAGCGATGCTCGCTGCGGGCCTGGGAATGCTGGCGCTGGCGGTGCGGCGCAGAAGGCTTAGCCGGCCCTCTTCGCCAGGATAG
- a CDS encoding group I truncated hemoglobin — protein sequence MKKALAASLLLASTLALAQTPYKDDTTYRGLGGKDGIERIIDTFFPIVLADPRIKDTFADFDIKQVKVRLVEQLCEFAGGPCKYTGKYRDRTMDGVGTVRDMQTVHQDLQITDAQFNALAEDLQLAMERNDVPNHIANKLLAKLAPMRRDIVTK from the coding sequence ATGAAAAAAGCGCTCGCCGCCAGCCTGCTGCTGGCATCCACCCTGGCGCTGGCCCAGACGCCGTACAAGGACGACACCACCTATCGCGGCCTTGGCGGCAAGGACGGTATCGAGCGCATTATCGACACCTTCTTCCCCATCGTCCTCGCCGACCCGCGCATCAAGGACACCTTCGCCGACTTCGACATCAAGCAGGTAAAGGTGCGGCTGGTCGAGCAGCTCTGCGAATTCGCGGGCGGCCCCTGCAAATACACCGGTAAATACCGCGACAGGACCATGGACGGCGTGGGCACCGTGCGCGACATGCAAACGGTGCACCAGGACCTCCAGATCACCGACGCCCAGTTCAACGCACTGGCGGAAGACCTGCAGCTCGCGATGGAGCGCAACGACGTACCGAACCACATCGCCAACAAGCTGCTCGCCAAGCTCGCGCCCATGCGGCGCGACATCGTCACCAAATAG
- a CDS encoding peroxiredoxin family protein: MTTPTSKAWIKPAIAALVLAGVGVAAYFSLNKHSSAPEVTFIGIKGERITPDSLKGKVVMVNFWATSCTTCVAEMPEMVDTYNKYKSQGLEFVAVAMKYDAPNYVVNFTETRQLPFKVALDVTGEAAKAYGDVAMTPTTFVIDKDGKILKRYVGKPEFAALHKLLEKALQG, translated from the coding sequence ATGACGACGCCGACCTCCAAAGCCTGGATCAAACCTGCCATTGCAGCCCTTGTACTGGCGGGCGTCGGCGTGGCCGCTTACTTCTCGCTGAATAAGCACAGCAGCGCGCCCGAGGTGACCTTCATCGGCATCAAGGGCGAGCGCATCACGCCGGACAGCCTCAAAGGCAAGGTCGTGATGGTGAACTTCTGGGCCACCTCCTGCACCACCTGCGTGGCCGAGATGCCCGAGATGGTCGACACGTACAACAAGTACAAGTCGCAGGGCCTGGAGTTCGTGGCGGTGGCAATGAAGTACGACGCCCCCAACTACGTGGTCAACTTCACCGAAACCCGCCAGCTGCCCTTCAAGGTCGCCCTGGACGTGACCGGCGAAGCCGCCAAAGCCTACGGCGACGTGGCCATGACCCCTACCACCTTCGTCATCGACAAGGACGGTAAAATCCTCAAGCGCTACGTCGGCAAGCCCGAATTCGCGGCGCTCCACAAGCTGCTGGAAAAGGCCCTGCAGGGCTGA
- a CDS encoding BON domain-containing protein, which produces MSKRVLVMALIAASVAASLSACVPLVVGGAVAGTVAASDRRTFGAQTEDKTIAVKADLKMPNIVGDAGHVNVNSFNRRVLITGEVRDQAMKAAVEREVRNIEGVVLVVNELEIAGPASYTSRSNDALITTKVKASLVDAKDISANSFKVVTERGAVYLMGRVTQREATQAAEIARGVNGVNKVVKVFEYITEEEWKQYQPKPAA; this is translated from the coding sequence ATGAGTAAACGAGTTCTCGTAATGGCCCTGATCGCTGCCAGCGTGGCGGCCAGCCTGTCCGCCTGCGTGCCCCTGGTAGTGGGCGGAGCCGTGGCAGGCACCGTCGCCGCGTCCGACCGCCGCACCTTCGGCGCCCAGACCGAAGACAAGACGATCGCCGTCAAGGCCGACCTGAAGATGCCGAACATCGTCGGCGACGCAGGCCACGTGAACGTGAACAGCTTCAACCGCCGCGTGCTGATCACCGGCGAAGTGCGCGACCAGGCCATGAAGGCGGCGGTCGAGCGCGAAGTACGCAATATCGAAGGCGTAGTGCTGGTGGTGAACGAGCTGGAAATCGCCGGCCCGGCCAGCTACACCTCGCGCTCCAACGACGCGCTGATCACCACCAAGGTGAAAGCGAGCCTGGTGGACGCCAAGGACATTTCGGCCAACTCCTTCAAGGTGGTGACCGAGCGCGGCGCCGTCTACCTGATGGGCCGCGTGACCCAGCGCGAAGCGACGCAGGCAGCGGAGATCGCGCGCGGCGTGAACGGGGTGAACAAGGTCGTGAAGGTCTTCGAGTACATCACCGAAGAAGAATGGAAGCAGTACCAGCCCAAGCCAGCGGCCTAA
- a CDS encoding DUF3034 family protein, with translation MNPKTLLALCILTLGGGAQAQSMPDSAKLLATGGVSQIEGAGGGGLTPWALITGYGTRDSWGANAHYTHVKTQDYSLGSYGVAVGIADRVELSLAKQDFKGELAPLDQLRIKQDIVGLKLRVAGDAVYEQDSLLPQIAVGVMYKKNKGVDGLGALGVTKVTQLGAKDDSGYDVYVSATKLMLEYSLLLNGTLRSTRANQMGLLGFGGDQHSGRRVMPEVSAAYLLTRKLALGAEYRRKPHNLGVDHEKAYSDVFIAWFPTKHFSLTAAYAQLGDITTFNPKKQKGIYLSAQAGF, from the coding sequence ATGAATCCGAAAACGCTGCTGGCGCTGTGCATCCTGACGTTGGGCGGCGGCGCGCAGGCGCAGTCCATGCCCGATTCCGCGAAGCTGCTGGCGACCGGCGGCGTAAGCCAGATCGAAGGCGCCGGCGGCGGAGGCCTCACACCGTGGGCGCTGATCACCGGCTACGGCACGCGCGACAGCTGGGGCGCCAACGCCCACTACACGCACGTGAAAACGCAGGACTACTCCCTCGGCAGCTACGGCGTGGCCGTCGGCATTGCGGACCGCGTGGAACTCTCGCTGGCGAAGCAGGACTTCAAGGGCGAGCTGGCGCCCCTCGACCAGCTCCGCATCAAGCAGGACATCGTCGGCCTCAAGCTGCGCGTGGCGGGCGATGCAGTCTACGAGCAGGACAGCCTCCTGCCGCAGATTGCGGTGGGCGTCATGTACAAGAAGAACAAGGGCGTGGACGGCCTGGGCGCGCTGGGCGTCACGAAGGTCACCCAGCTCGGCGCGAAGGACGACAGCGGCTACGACGTCTACGTATCGGCGACGAAGCTGATGCTCGAATACAGCCTGCTGCTGAACGGTACCCTGCGCTCCACCCGCGCCAACCAGATGGGCCTTCTCGGCTTTGGCGGCGACCAGCACAGCGGGCGCAGAGTGATGCCGGAAGTGTCAGCCGCCTACCTCCTGACCCGCAAGCTGGCGCTGGGCGCCGAATACCGCCGCAAACCCCACAACCTCGGCGTGGACCACGAAAAAGCCTACTCCGACGTCTTCATCGCCTGGTTCCCCACCAAGCACTTCTCGCTGACCGCCGCCTACGCCCAGCTCGGCGACATCACTACCTTCAACCCGAAAAAGCAGAAGGGCATCTACCTGTCCGCGCAAGCCGGGTTTTAA
- a CDS encoding YraN family protein, giving the protein MPRTSQQEQGQRSEDAALDHLRLQGLQLVERNFRCKVGELDLIMRDRTHLVFVEVRHRRSRTYGGAAASITPAKQKRLLRAAQFYLMRFSQLPPCRFDVVALDGPQLTWLRNVLEM; this is encoded by the coding sequence ATGCCCCGCACCAGCCAGCAGGAGCAGGGCCAGCGCAGCGAGGACGCGGCGCTCGACCATCTGCGCCTGCAGGGCCTCCAGCTCGTGGAACGCAATTTCCGCTGCAAGGTGGGGGAGCTGGACCTGATCATGCGGGATCGGACCCACCTCGTTTTCGTGGAGGTGCGCCACCGCCGCAGCCGGACCTACGGCGGCGCTGCCGCCAGCATCACGCCCGCCAAGCAGAAACGCCTGCTGCGCGCCGCCCAGTTCTACCTGATGCGCTTCTCCCAACTGCCGCCCTGCCGCTTCGATGTCGTGGCGCTGGACGGTCCCCAGCTGACCTGGCTGCGCAACGTGCTGGAAATGTAA
- a CDS encoding penicillin-binding protein activator translates to MLAKKVWNGLLCLALAALSSACSTPCGAPGALCAPIETVTRAAPPPARLPERPPAPPVEEPQTFAVPMPGTAPEKPAGMAPASKAVRIGLMLPLRSETLGRAADALRAGFMAAWERDRDGFEVNVIETGDGAQEVLPAYTEALQQNDIIVGPLARSAVTTLAASQTVSKPTIALNHPEGRDELPLPEKMLAIGLSIEDEARQVADLASRDYPGGEALIVSGGNAWQRRAASAFAAQWQRLGLKAKTLELSTPNGYLSDPELVALRSRLAGEPVELLFAALDVDQARQLRVALNAPPLGDIPVYGTSSLNPGRSLLQPGPELDGVRLIDLPWLVQRDHPAVMVYPQPVPRDEARLSADMERLYALGIDAFRIAREIARRPAQQFQLDGVTGQLTIGFGNGPSRFQRVEPTAVYKNGVPLPAGQ, encoded by the coding sequence ATGCTGGCTAAAAAAGTGTGGAACGGTTTGCTGTGCCTCGCGCTGGCTGCGCTGTCCAGCGCCTGCAGCACGCCCTGCGGTGCGCCGGGGGCATTGTGCGCGCCAATCGAGACCGTGACAAGAGCAGCGCCGCCACCCGCCCGCCTGCCGGAGCGCCCGCCCGCACCGCCAGTGGAAGAACCCCAGACCTTTGCCGTCCCCATGCCCGGCACGGCCCCCGAAAAGCCTGCGGGCATGGCGCCCGCCTCCAAGGCCGTGCGCATAGGCCTCATGCTGCCCCTGCGCTCCGAGACCCTGGGCCGTGCGGCGGACGCGCTGCGCGCGGGCTTCATGGCCGCCTGGGAGCGCGACCGCGACGGCTTCGAGGTGAACGTCATCGAAACCGGGGACGGCGCTCAGGAAGTGCTGCCTGCCTATACCGAGGCCCTTCAGCAGAACGACATCATCGTCGGCCCCCTGGCCCGCTCGGCAGTGACCACCCTGGCCGCCAGCCAGACCGTGAGCAAGCCCACGATTGCCCTCAACCACCCGGAAGGCCGCGACGAGCTTCCCCTGCCGGAGAAAATGCTGGCCATCGGCCTCTCCATCGAGGACGAGGCGCGCCAGGTGGCCGACCTGGCGTCGCGCGACTATCCCGGTGGCGAGGCCCTCATCGTCAGCGGCGGCAATGCCTGGCAACGCCGCGCCGCTTCCGCCTTTGCGGCGCAATGGCAGCGCCTGGGCCTGAAGGCAAAAACGCTGGAACTGAGCACCCCGAACGGCTACCTGAGCGACCCCGAACTCGTGGCGCTGCGCAGCCGCCTCGCGGGCGAGCCCGTGGAACTGCTGTTCGCGGCGCTGGATGTGGACCAGGCGCGCCAGCTGCGCGTGGCCCTGAATGCGCCGCCGCTGGGCGATATTCCCGTCTACGGCACCTCCTCGCTCAATCCCGGCCGGAGCCTGCTGCAGCCCGGCCCGGAGCTGGACGGCGTGCGCCTGATCGACCTGCCTTGGCTGGTGCAGCGCGACCATCCCGCCGTGATGGTCTATCCCCAGCCGGTGCCGCGCGACGAGGCCCGCCTGAGCGCGGACATGGAGCGCCTGTACGCGCTCGGCATCGATGCCTTCCGCATCGCGCGCGAGATCGCGCGCCGCCCGGCGCAGCAATTCCAGCTGGACGGCGTGACCGGCCAGCTCACCATCGGCTTCGGCAACGGCCCTTCGCGCTTCCAGCGCGTGGAACCGACGGCCGTCTACAAGAACGGCGTGCCCCTGCCTGCAGGGCAATAG
- a CDS encoding FitA-like ribbon-helix-helix domain-containing protein yields MATNLVVRNVEEEVALALKQRAAANGRSAEAEHHEILRAALKRPPRRSVADVLASMPNVGEDADFDVRRS; encoded by the coding sequence ATGGCAACGAACTTAGTAGTGCGCAACGTGGAGGAGGAGGTTGCGCTTGCTCTGAAGCAAAGGGCGGCCGCCAATGGTAGAAGCGCGGAGGCTGAGCACCACGAGATCCTGAGGGCGGCGCTTAAGCGGCCACCCCGTCGCAGTGTTGCGGATGTCCTTGCAAGCATGCCCAATGTCGGGGAGGACGCGGACTTTGACGTACGCAGGAGTTAA
- the lipA gene encoding lipoyl synthase: MTTENPSSTAAAYNPSEKQKGASKTSRIPIKIVPVEQVERLKKPEWIRVKAASASSRFYEIKDILRENKLVTVCEEASCPNIGECFGKGTATFMIMGDKCTRRCPFCDVGHGRPDPLDVNEPTNLANTIAKLRLSYVVITSVDRDDLRDGGAAHFVECITKTKELSPKTQIEVLVPDFRGRLEKALNIFADGLPDVMNHNLETVPRLYKEARPGADYLHSLKLLKDFKAMYPHVKTKSGLMVGLGETDEEILQVMRDMREHDIDMLTIGQYLAPSNSHLPVRRYVHPDTFKMFEEEAYKMGFGHAAVGAMVRSSYHADEQAHNLLESA; this comes from the coding sequence ATGACTACCGAAAACCCTTCCAGCACTGCCGCCGCTTACAACCCGAGCGAAAAGCAGAAAGGCGCCAGCAAGACCTCGCGCATCCCCATCAAGATCGTGCCGGTCGAGCAGGTGGAGCGCCTGAAAAAGCCGGAATGGATTCGCGTGAAGGCCGCTTCCGCCTCCAGCCGCTTCTACGAGATCAAGGACATCCTGCGCGAGAACAAGCTGGTGACCGTGTGCGAGGAAGCGAGCTGCCCGAATATCGGCGAATGCTTCGGCAAGGGCACGGCGACCTTCATGATCATGGGCGACAAGTGCACCCGCCGCTGCCCCTTCTGCGACGTGGGCCACGGCCGCCCCGATCCGCTGGATGTGAACGAGCCCACGAACCTCGCTAACACCATCGCCAAGCTGCGCCTGAGCTACGTGGTCATCACCTCCGTTGACCGCGACGACCTGCGCGACGGCGGCGCCGCCCACTTCGTCGAGTGCATCACGAAGACCAAGGAACTGTCGCCCAAGACCCAGATCGAAGTGCTGGTGCCGGATTTCCGCGGCCGCCTGGAAAAGGCCCTCAACATCTTCGCGGACGGCCTGCCGGACGTGATGAACCACAACCTCGAAACCGTGCCGCGCCTGTACAAGGAAGCGCGTCCCGGTGCGGACTACCTGCACTCCCTGAAGCTGCTGAAGGACTTCAAGGCCATGTACCCGCACGTGAAGACCAAGTCCGGCCTCATGGTGGGCCTGGGCGAAACGGACGAAGAGATTCTGCAGGTGATGCGCGACATGCGCGAGCACGACATCGACATGCTTACCATCGGCCAGTACCTGGCGCCGTCCAACAGCCACCTGCCGGTGCGCCGCTACGTGCACCCTGACACCTTCAAGATGTTCGAGGAAGAAGCCTACAAGATGGGCTTCGGCCACGCCGCCGTCGGCGCCATGGTGCGCAGCTCCTACCACGCCGACGAGCAGGCGCATAACCTGCTCGAATCGGCGTAA
- the rsmI gene encoding 16S rRNA (cytidine(1402)-2'-O)-methyltransferase produces the protein MTVTETSPLAALPVLGETALQTYPTATLYVVATPIGNVTDISLRALHVLGLVNAVACEDTRNTAQLMQRFGLSKPLLAAHMHNEREAAEMLITRLQAGERIALVSDAGTPAVSDPGARIVEAVRQAGLRVVPVPGASAAVAALSASGLVNDQFHFVGFLPSKAKQRETVLQGLAAVSATMVFYEAPHRIVECAEALASVFGPARQVVFARELTKLFEEIHRCPLGEAAAWLGADAHREKGEYVVLVEGAPQADDAGDAEAERVLKILLEELPLKQAASLAAQITGRKKNALYDRALELRKG, from the coding sequence ATGACAGTCACCGAAACGAGCCCGCTCGCCGCCCTGCCCGTGCTGGGCGAAACCGCGCTGCAGACCTATCCTACGGCAACATTGTATGTAGTGGCCACGCCGATAGGCAATGTTACCGACATTAGCCTGCGGGCGCTGCACGTCTTGGGTCTGGTGAATGCGGTGGCTTGCGAGGACACGCGCAATACCGCGCAGCTGATGCAGCGCTTCGGGCTGAGCAAGCCGCTGCTGGCTGCGCACATGCATAACGAGCGCGAGGCGGCCGAAATGCTGATCACCCGGCTGCAAGCTGGCGAGCGCATTGCCCTCGTTTCGGACGCGGGCACGCCTGCCGTGTCCGACCCCGGCGCGCGCATCGTGGAGGCCGTGCGGCAGGCTGGCCTGCGCGTGGTGCCTGTGCCGGGCGCTTCGGCGGCCGTTGCGGCGCTGTCGGCCAGCGGCCTGGTGAACGACCAGTTCCATTTCGTGGGTTTCCTTCCCTCCAAGGCCAAGCAGCGGGAGACCGTGCTGCAGGGTCTCGCGGCCGTGAGTGCGACCATGGTGTTCTACGAGGCGCCGCACCGCATCGTCGAATGTGCGGAGGCGCTGGCCAGCGTGTTCGGTCCCGCGCGCCAGGTGGTGTTTGCGCGCGAGCTCACCAAGCTGTTCGAGGAAATCCACCGCTGCCCGCTGGGCGAAGCCGCCGCGTGGCTGGGGGCGGATGCGCACCGGGAGAAAGGCGAGTACGTGGTGCTGGTGGAAGGCGCGCCGCAGGCGGACGACGCGGGCGATGCCGAAGCGGAGCGCGTGCTCAAGATACTGCTGGAAGAGCTGCCCCTGAAGCAGGCGGCCAGCCTGGCGGCACAGATCACGGGACGCAAGAAGAACGCGCTCTACGATCGCGCGCTGGAGCTCAGGAAGGGCTGA
- a CDS encoding DUF4279 domain-containing protein, translated as MIANSKPKQGQDDDFPTCEQTYAVLRIFSDSIDPGAITELLGIQASSCFEKGESQDGRGTKRRAHGWFLSSEDAVDSRDTRRHVDWIVSRIGEKSVQLAQLQLGGAEIDISCLWLSKGQGGPILSPPQIRELARLNVDIWWDVYFSNESS; from the coding sequence ATGATTGCGAACTCCAAACCAAAGCAGGGCCAGGACGACGATTTTCCTACCTGTGAACAGACCTACGCAGTACTGAGAATATTCTCCGATAGCATTGATCCCGGCGCCATAACGGAGCTACTGGGCATCCAGGCCTCCAGCTGTTTTGAGAAGGGAGAGTCCCAGGATGGCCGAGGCACAAAGCGCAGGGCCCATGGCTGGTTTCTTAGCAGTGAAGATGCAGTGGACTCACGAGATACCCGGAGACATGTCGATTGGATAGTCTCCAGAATTGGTGAGAAGTCGGTCCAACTGGCACAGTTGCAACTGGGTGGCGCGGAGATAGATATTTCGTGTCTATGGCTGTCGAAAGGCCAGGGAGGCCCAATTCTTAGCCCTCCCCAGATAAGGGAGCTCGCACGACTGAATGTCGATATATGGTGGGACGTCTACTTTAGCAATGAATCGTCATGA
- a CDS encoding uracil-DNA glycosylase, translating to MGEDSVRIEPTWKARLAPEFVKAYWQELSGFVKGEYAATHCCPPGKHIFRAFDLTPFDKVKVVILGQDPYHTPGAAMGFCFSVPEGNRPQPSLQNIFKEIESDTGVRRTRTDLSDWAEQGVFLLNSVLTVRAGEAGSHAKRGWENFTDCAIRALSEEREHIVFILWGSYAISKKALIDTSKHLVITSPHPSPLSVHRGFYGSKPFTRANAYLAAHGQEPIRWA from the coding sequence ATGGGCGAGGACAGCGTCCGGATCGAGCCCACCTGGAAGGCGCGGCTCGCACCGGAGTTCGTGAAGGCGTACTGGCAGGAGCTGTCCGGCTTCGTCAAGGGCGAATACGCGGCAACGCACTGCTGCCCGCCGGGCAAGCACATTTTCCGCGCCTTCGACCTCACGCCTTTCGACAAGGTGAAGGTCGTCATTCTCGGCCAGGACCCCTACCACACGCCCGGCGCGGCCATGGGTTTCTGCTTCTCGGTCCCCGAGGGCAACCGCCCGCAGCCCAGCCTTCAGAACATCTTCAAGGAGATCGAGAGCGACACGGGCGTGCGCCGCACGCGCACCGATCTCTCCGACTGGGCCGAACAGGGCGTCTTCCTGCTGAACAGCGTGCTCACCGTGCGCGCGGGCGAAGCGGGCTCGCATGCAAAGCGGGGCTGGGAGAACTTCACCGACTGCGCCATCCGCGCCCTCTCGGAAGAGCGCGAGCACATCGTGTTCATCCTGTGGGGCAGCTACGCCATTTCCAAGAAGGCCCTGATCGACACGAGCAAGCACCTCGTCATCACTTCGCCGCACCCTTCCCCCCTGTCGGTGCACCGCGGCTTCTACGGCAGCAAGCCCTTCACGCGCGCCAACGCCTACCTCGCTGCGCATGGGCAGGAACCGATTCGCTGGGCCTAA